A genomic stretch from Shewanella woodyi ATCC 51908 includes:
- a CDS encoding acetolactate synthase 3 large subunit — MEKLSGASMIVRSLIDEGVKHIFGYPGGSVLDIYDALHEKSKIEHILVRHEQAAVHMADGYARATGEVGVVLVTSGPGATNTITGIATAYMDSIPLVIVSGQVPSNLIGNDAFQECDMIGISRPVVKHSFLVTDARDIPEIIKKAFFIAASGRPGPVVVDVPKDCMNPEILHDYEYPNDISMRSYNPTTSGHKGQIRRGIQALLAAKKPVLYVGGGAVISECDKQILALSEKLNIPVVSTLMGLGAFPGTHQNSLGMLGMHGCYEANMAMHNTDLIFGIGVRFDDRTTNNVEKYCPNATILHIDIDPSSISKTIRVDIPIVGSADKILDVMLTQLNASNDDNRDEAAIDFWWSEINQWRERKSLAYDKTSEKIKPQEVIEALHKLTKGNAYVASDVGQHQMFAALYYPFDKPRRWINSGGLGTMGFGLPAAMGVKLAKPDETVLCVTGDGSIQMNIQELSTALQYDIPVKIINLNNRFLGMVKQWQDMIYSGRHSHSYMDSVPNFAKIAEAYGHVGITISDSSELESGLEKALAMKDKLVFVDINVDQTEHVYPMLIRGGAMNEMWLSKTEKS; from the coding sequence ATGGAGAAGTTATCCGGCGCCAGTATGATCGTCCGTTCACTTATCGACGAAGGCGTAAAACATATATTCGGCTATCCTGGCGGATCCGTGTTAGATATCTATGATGCCCTACACGAAAAATCCAAAATAGAACATATCTTAGTTCGTCATGAACAAGCTGCCGTGCACATGGCTGACGGCTATGCCCGCGCAACGGGTGAAGTCGGTGTGGTCCTTGTCACATCAGGCCCCGGCGCCACCAACACGATTACTGGTATTGCAACCGCTTATATGGATTCAATTCCTCTGGTGATTGTCTCGGGTCAAGTTCCTAGCAATTTGATCGGTAACGATGCATTCCAAGAGTGTGACATGATCGGTATCTCAAGGCCCGTTGTTAAACACAGCTTTTTGGTCACTGACGCACGAGATATCCCTGAGATCATCAAAAAAGCCTTCTTTATCGCAGCCAGCGGCAGACCAGGCCCTGTCGTTGTCGATGTTCCAAAAGATTGCATGAACCCTGAGATACTCCATGATTATGAGTATCCAAATGACATCAGCATGCGTTCATACAACCCAACGACCTCTGGTCACAAAGGGCAGATCCGCCGCGGAATACAGGCGCTCCTGGCAGCTAAAAAGCCAGTTCTTTACGTCGGTGGCGGCGCAGTTATATCAGAGTGCGACAAGCAAATTTTAGCCCTATCAGAAAAACTAAATATTCCTGTGGTTAGTACCTTAATGGGGCTCGGTGCTTTTCCCGGAACACATCAAAATAGCTTAGGCATGCTGGGCATGCACGGTTGCTATGAAGCCAACATGGCGATGCACAATACCGATTTAATCTTCGGTATTGGGGTGCGCTTTGATGACAGAACCACCAATAATGTCGAAAAATACTGCCCCAACGCCACCATTTTGCATATAGATATAGACCCCTCCTCTATCTCTAAAACCATACGTGTCGATATTCCTATCGTTGGTTCGGCAGATAAAATTCTCGATGTGATGTTAACTCAACTAAATGCATCCAATGATGACAATCGAGATGAAGCTGCCATCGATTTCTGGTGGAGTGAAATTAATCAATGGCGTGAACGTAAGAGTCTTGCCTATGACAAAACCAGTGAAAAAATTAAGCCACAAGAGGTGATTGAAGCCCTGCATAAACTCACCAAAGGTAACGCTTATGTGGCTTCAGATGTAGGCCAGCACCAGATGTTTGCCGCCCTCTATTATCCTTTTGATAAACCACGCCGCTGGATAAACTCAGGCGGGCTCGGCACCATGGGATTTGGCTTGCCAGCAGCCATGGGGGTCAAGTTAGCCAAGCCTGATGAAACAGTGCTTTGTGTGACTGGTGATGGTTCAATACAGATGAATATTCAGGAGTTATCGACAGCGCTTCAATACGATATTCCTGTAAAAATCATTAATCTAAATAATCGTTTTCTTGGCATGGTAAAGCAGTGGCAGGATATGATCTATTCTGGCCGTCACTCTCACTCTTACATGGACTCTGTACCTAACTTTGCCAAAATTGCTGAAGCTTATGGCCATGTGGGGATCACAATCAGTGACTCATCAGAGCTTGAATCTGGACTTGAGAAAGCCCTAGCGATGAAGGATAAGTTGGTGTTTGTCGACATTAATGTCGATCAGACAGAGCACGTTTACCCAATGCTTATTCGCGGCGGGGCAATGAACGAGATGTGGCTAAGCAAAACGGAGAAAAGCTAA
- a CDS encoding multidrug effflux MFS transporter — MQTDPQQSPATVTPVAIVNLAILIPMLAAIVAITPLAIDMYLPAMATLASSFHSDITTVQQSLSIYLAGYAVGMLCFGPLADRIGRRPLVLMGLTGFMLVSLCLAFVNNVELFLALRFAQAFIGAAATVVVPGYIKEVYGENTAKGMSYVSLIMMLAPLIAPSIGSLILELGEWHLIFFILAAYAFILLALVLWKLKMPSDSDANSRSQKSFFGAYAVVFTKPGTKLHIASGVLTSFAFFCYLTASPFVYMEVFGLDKSLFAILFSTNVGALMLANVINSRIVVRYGSRLMLKVSTLLAMLAGSALLLVNLFGLSYHFTVAMLIPFMGFLGIMSVNADAIVLMKFKKETGTATAVIGTLRFGCGAMAGPLLALFYTGTAVPFSALMLSAVILVGLCQFFAAHGVQCEE, encoded by the coding sequence GTGCAAACAGATCCACAGCAATCGCCAGCCACAGTTACACCCGTCGCTATCGTTAACCTTGCCATATTAATCCCCATGCTAGCTGCCATCGTAGCTATCACGCCTTTGGCTATCGATATGTATTTGCCTGCAATGGCAACCTTAGCCAGTAGTTTCCATTCCGATATCACTACAGTGCAGCAATCTTTGAGTATCTATCTGGCAGGTTATGCCGTAGGGATGCTCTGTTTTGGCCCCTTAGCAGATAGGATCGGTAGACGACCTCTTGTACTAATGGGTTTAACAGGTTTTATGTTAGTGAGTCTCTGCTTGGCCTTCGTCAACAATGTTGAACTATTTTTAGCATTAAGATTTGCACAAGCTTTTATTGGTGCTGCCGCTACGGTTGTTGTGCCTGGTTATATCAAAGAGGTCTATGGAGAAAACACAGCTAAGGGAATGTCATATGTAAGCTTAATAATGATGTTAGCGCCTCTGATAGCCCCTAGCATAGGCAGTCTTATCCTAGAGCTTGGAGAGTGGCATCTCATCTTCTTCATTCTTGCAGCTTACGCGTTCATCTTGCTAGCACTAGTGCTGTGGAAGTTGAAGATGCCCAGCGACAGTGATGCAAACAGCCGTAGCCAAAAATCTTTCTTTGGAGCCTATGCCGTGGTCTTCACCAAGCCTGGGACAAAACTGCATATCGCCAGTGGCGTACTGACCTCATTTGCTTTTTTCTGCTACCTGACCGCCTCCCCCTTTGTTTACATGGAGGTTTTTGGCTTAGACAAGTCACTTTTTGCCATACTCTTTAGCACCAATGTTGGCGCACTCATGTTAGCCAATGTTATAAACAGCCGAATTGTTGTGCGTTACGGTTCAAGACTGATGCTAAAAGTTTCAACCTTACTGGCGATGCTTGCAGGCTCAGCGCTGTTACTCGTTAATCTTTTTGGGCTTAGTTATCACTTTACTGTGGCTATGTTGATCCCCTTTATGGGGTTCTTAGGGATCATGTCCGTCAACGCTGATGCTATTGTGCTGATGAAATTTAAAAAAGAGACAGGTACTGCAACCGCAGTGATTGGCACCTTGCGCTTTGGCTGTGGTGCCATGGCAGGCCCGCTGCTTGCCCTATTTTATACAGGTACAGCAGTGCCGTTTTCAGCACTTATGCTAAGTGCCGTCATCTTAGTTGGACTGTGTCAGTTTTTTGCAGCTCACGGCGTTCAGTGTGAAGAGTGA
- a CDS encoding choice-of-anchor I family protein has translation MAKYRSVIQSMLVSSFLLAGCGSDGKDGINALINVTELEVGSEQCALGGQIIQTGLDINGNGLLEGDEIDDAQTQLNCKESTKPLAAELIARHSSGVFGQSAAEIVDYHRASRSIFVVNANSGKVDLLNASLLVDATAVSTESALVLNNLPKLGELDVAADIALAELGEVNSLSIFDDLLAVAIERGDGQGNKKQANGFVAFYRLSQAGDASFIKAVEVGALPDNVTFTHDGNSLIVANEGEPNGAYTLDPEGSIAVIAIVQGVPADSASIIDFSDFNLGGSRESELSEQIKINGPGSSVAQDLEPEYISISTDNNSAFVSLQENNAIAVVDLTALTIRDILPLGLKDFGLARNGIDASDKDDLINIRAYEGVYGLYQPDTIASFSWKGGNFIVSANEGDARDYAGFSEELRAQDLLLDANHPQVAAIQDKTLLGRLKVTNSMGDEDQDGDFDKIIGYGGRSFSIWDEAGNIVFDSGNEFARITAAVLGSDFNNHNEESKGDSRSDDKGAEPEALALGVIGDKRYAFIGLERTSGFMIYDITNPFDVHFIDYVVNRDFSVEFEIDGDNISGMPELAGDLGPEGMKFVSADKSPNGQALLIIGNEVSGTTSVYQFK, from the coding sequence ATAGCGAAGTATCGAAGCGTTATTCAGTCGATGTTAGTTAGCTCTTTTTTGCTAGCGGGCTGCGGAAGTGATGGCAAGGACGGCATCAATGCACTGATCAATGTGACTGAGCTTGAGGTGGGAAGTGAGCAGTGTGCACTTGGTGGTCAGATAATTCAAACGGGTTTAGATATTAATGGTAATGGCCTGCTTGAGGGGGATGAAATTGATGACGCACAGACACAACTTAATTGTAAAGAGAGCACTAAGCCCTTGGCAGCGGAGTTAATTGCTCGGCATAGTTCAGGTGTCTTTGGGCAAAGTGCAGCAGAGATTGTTGATTATCATAGGGCATCGAGAAGCATATTTGTGGTGAATGCAAACAGTGGCAAAGTTGATCTGCTTAACGCATCACTTTTGGTTGATGCCACAGCAGTCAGTACAGAGAGTGCTTTGGTTTTAAATAATCTGCCAAAACTTGGAGAGCTCGACGTTGCTGCCGATATCGCCTTGGCAGAACTAGGGGAGGTTAATAGCTTAAGTATCTTTGATGATCTGTTAGCTGTGGCTATCGAAAGGGGAGATGGGCAAGGCAATAAGAAGCAAGCTAATGGGTTTGTTGCCTTTTATCGTTTATCACAGGCAGGTGACGCTAGTTTTATTAAAGCCGTTGAGGTCGGTGCATTACCTGATAATGTCACTTTTACCCATGACGGTAATAGCTTGATAGTCGCTAATGAAGGAGAGCCTAATGGGGCATACACCTTAGACCCTGAGGGAAGTATTGCTGTGATTGCGATTGTGCAAGGAGTACCCGCTGATAGCGCTAGCATAATAGACTTTAGCGACTTTAATCTTGGGGGAAGCCGAGAAAGTGAATTGAGCGAGCAGATCAAGATTAATGGCCCAGGCTCATCGGTAGCTCAGGATTTAGAGCCCGAATATATCTCTATTTCAACAGATAATAATAGCGCTTTTGTGAGTCTGCAGGAAAATAACGCCATTGCTGTGGTTGATTTAACGGCTTTGACGATTAGGGATATTTTACCTTTGGGCTTGAAAGATTTCGGGTTAGCACGAAATGGCATTGATGCTAGTGACAAAGATGATCTGATCAATATCCGTGCTTATGAAGGCGTTTATGGTCTTTATCAACCTGACACTATTGCAAGCTTTTCTTGGAAAGGGGGGAATTTTATTGTTTCTGCCAATGAAGGTGATGCCAGAGATTATGCTGGCTTTTCTGAAGAGCTAAGAGCGCAAGATTTGCTGTTAGATGCCAACCACCCACAAGTTGCTGCGATACAAGATAAGACCCTGCTAGGGCGTCTTAAAGTGACAAATTCGATGGGAGATGAAGATCAAGATGGTGATTTTGATAAAATAATAGGTTATGGCGGTCGCTCTTTTTCTATCTGGGATGAAGCGGGAAATATAGTGTTCGATAGTGGTAATGAGTTTGCTCGTATCACTGCTGCGGTTTTAGGTAGCGATTTCAATAATCACAATGAAGAGAGTAAAGGAGATAGTCGTAGTGATGATAAAGGAGCCGAACCTGAAGCATTAGCGTTGGGAGTGATTGGTGATAAAAGGTACGCTTTTATTGGACTTGAACGAACATCAGGATTTATGATTTATGATATTACCAACCCATTTGATGTTCATTTTATCGACTACGTGGTCAATCGGGACTTTAGTGTCGAGTTTGAGATAGATGGAGATAATATAAGCGGTATGCCTGAGCTTGCTGGCGACTTAGGCCCCGAGGGAATGAAGTTTGTCTCAGCAGATAAGAGTCCAAACGGGCAAGCGCTGTTGATTATTGGCAACGAGGTCAGCGGGACGACCTCTGTTTATCAGTTCAAATAA
- a CDS encoding DM13 domain-containing protein: MKKRYLLALLFSHLFVAGGGFIMGMYLLPIMTAPAAPQLSVLESTIESREFSGQFSRERADSDLLHWGEGEVSISADSIAFIGSLAPGPDYRLYLSPKFVDTESGFNRLKPSMVQVGSVNTFDNFIVTIPDDVDPSHYNTLVVWCESFGQFITSGTYETVAQ; this comes from the coding sequence ATGAAGAAACGTTACCTTTTGGCTTTACTGTTTTCCCATCTGTTTGTGGCTGGTGGTGGTTTTATTATGGGGATGTACCTCTTGCCGATAATGACCGCTCCTGCAGCTCCTCAACTATCAGTATTGGAGTCTACAATTGAAAGTCGTGAGTTTAGCGGCCAGTTTTCACGAGAAAGAGCTGACAGTGATCTGCTTCATTGGGGAGAGGGAGAGGTCTCAATTAGTGCTGACTCGATAGCTTTTATTGGCTCATTAGCACCTGGTCCCGATTATCGACTCTACCTGTCACCTAAGTTTGTTGATACAGAATCAGGTTTTAATCGTCTTAAACCATCTATGGTGCAAGTGGGGTCGGTTAACACCTTTGATAATTTTATTGTGACTATTCCTGATGATGTTGATCCCTCACACTACAACACTCTTGTAGTGTGGTGCGAATCATTTGGCCAGTTTATTACCTCTGGAACTTATGAAACAGTTGCTCAGTAA
- a CDS encoding mechanosensitive ion channel family protein yields the protein MEKLTLLIDFLFTHKLLLTLLIIVLISATKRLIIYKVRGDVSFLSDTQRKWISRTKNGTFTLLVILLFMLWQTEINKFALSVTAIAIAIVVASKEIILCFTGSIQRASSRSFVIGDWIEVGSLCGEVIEHNLMATVIQEIDLHHGQYHYTGKTATFPNSTFFTYPVKNLNFMKRYVYHNFTITVPKFVNLYPLFPSLTVQIEQHCEDFHEVAKRYNSIIEKHAGVDLPGSEPHIHVSSGATGEQHVHIMIFCPTERASHLEQSIREDFMLAYEKEFAC from the coding sequence GTGGAAAAACTAACACTGCTTATCGATTTCTTATTCACCCATAAGCTTTTACTTACCTTACTCATTATCGTTTTAATATCAGCGACTAAACGTCTCATCATTTACAAGGTTCGTGGTGATGTCTCTTTTTTGAGTGATACTCAGCGTAAATGGATCTCCAGAACCAAAAACGGCACGTTTACTCTACTGGTCATTTTGCTGTTTATGTTGTGGCAGACAGAGATCAACAAGTTTGCGCTATCGGTAACCGCTATCGCTATCGCCATTGTTGTTGCATCAAAAGAGATTATTCTCTGTTTTACAGGCTCAATCCAACGTGCAAGCTCTCGCTCTTTTGTCATTGGTGACTGGATAGAGGTTGGAAGTTTATGTGGTGAAGTGATTGAACATAACTTAATGGCAACGGTCATTCAGGAGATCGATCTCCACCATGGTCAGTATCACTACACTGGAAAGACAGCCACTTTTCCTAACAGTACGTTTTTTACCTACCCAGTCAAAAACCTGAACTTTATGAAGCGCTATGTTTACCATAACTTCACCATTACTGTGCCTAAGTTCGTTAATCTATACCCACTATTTCCCTCTCTGACAGTGCAGATAGAGCAACATTGCGAAGATTTTCATGAAGTCGCTAAGCGCTATAACAGCATCATAGAGAAACATGCGGGCGTCGACTTACCTGGGTCTGAGCCCCATATTCATGTCAGTAGTGGAGCCACTGGAGAGCAGCATGTCCATATCATGATCTTCTGCCCAACAGAGCGTGCATCTCATCTAGAGCAGTCGATACGAGAAGATTTTATGCTTGCCTATGAGAAAGAGTTTGCCTGTTAA